In the genome of Streptomyces sp. NBC_00433, the window CCTGGTGGCGCTGCTCCCTCCAGGGCGCGGCAGCCGCCGTTCCCCCTCCAGAGCCCCCCAGAGGTTACCGGTGACCGGGCTCCCGCCCGACACCGCATACCTAGTCGGACGCGAAAAGGCGCTCGCCGATTGCGCCAAGGCACTGAGGCAGCCGATCTCGCCCCCCGGAGGCAACGCCGTGGTGTGCGCCGTGGGCGGTATGGCCGGAGTCGGCAAGACAGCCGTGGCTGTCAGGATCGCGACCTGTAGCGCAGACCGGTTCGTTGACGGCTGCCTCTTCCTCGACTTGCACGGTTACGGCACTGTGCCTCCGCTCTCCAGCACCGAGGCACTCGATCGATTGCTCCGCCGTCTGGGTTTCGACGGCGAACGGATTCCGGCTGAGCTCGAAGAACGCTCCGCACTTTTCCGTCAGTCCGTCGCCGAAAGACATTTGCTTCTAGTGCTCGACAACGCGTCCGACACCGAGCAAATCCGTCCATTGCTGCCGAACGGCGGGAACGTTCGGGTGCTGGTGACAAGTCGAAGCCGGCTGCGAGCTCTGGACGAAGCCTGCCACCTCACCTTGGATGTGCTGTCCCACTCCGAGGCGGAAGCCCTGTTCGCCTCGGTGGCCGGGATCGGTGGGCCGCAGGCGGCGGAGCAGGCGGCGATCGTCGACCTCTGCGGCCGTCTCCCACTGGCCGTGCGCATCATTGCCGCCCGTTTCCGTGGGGGTGGCACACCGGTCGCCACGGCCGAACTCGTCACCCGGCTTGCTGACCAACAGCAGGTACTGGACGAAATAGAGGACGGTGAGCGGAGCATCGCCGCAGCCTTCTCTCTCAGCGTCGAGGCGCTCCCTGGCGATGCACGTCGTATGTTCGGTCTGCTGGGGCTGCATCCAGGAGCACAGATGACCGCCCACATTGCGGCGGTCTTGGCGGACTTGGAGCTGATGGAAGCCGAACGATTACTGCGTCGGCTGTTCGACGCCCATCTGCTCCTGGAACACTCGACCGGCCGCTACCGGTTCCATGACCTTATGGCCGCGTACGCCCGCCGTGAAGCCCGGCGGACGTCTACAGCGTCCGAGCGCGCAGCGGCGCGGCGGCGTTTGCTGGAGTGGGCCCTAGATGCGGTGCATCGAAGCAGGTCGGTATTGGTGCCGCATCGGAACCTGCCCACCCCGCCGGTCACGGTGCGACCGTCCCTCGTCATCTCCGCAGGCGACTACCGGAAGGCCCTGCACTGGTCATCGACCGAGCAGGACAATCTCATTGCATTCTGTCGACTGGCGGCGGAGACCGGTTTCGATGACCTGACCTGGCAGCTCGCCCTTGCGCTGCGAGACTACTTCTTCCTCGTCAAGCAGTGGGACTTCTGGATCCTCACCCATCAACTTGCCCTGGAAGCAGCAGCGCGCCTGGCTGACTCCCTTGCCGAGGCGATGATTCGCAACGGCCTCGGCGTCGCACTGCTGGAGCTCGGTGAACTGGTGCAGAGCGAGGCACACTTCCGGCGTGCGCAGGCCCTGTTCGAGCAGATCGGCGATGAGCAGGGGGCAAGCAGCGCAGTCGCCAACTACGCCTGGGTACTGCACTACCGCCAGGACTACCCGGCAGCCTTGGCAGCTAGCGAGCGGGCGTACGAGTCCTACCGCAGGCGCGGCGAGGCACGGAACGCCGCCATCACCCTGCGGGCCATCGCGCTGAGTAAGGCCGGGCTCCGCCGTTTCGGGGAGGCTGCGGCAGACCTGCGCAGTGCTCTGGAGGTCTTCGTCGAGCTGAGCCTGCCGCTCGACGCCGCAATGGCGATGAACTGCCTGGGCGAGATGTACCAGCAGGCGGGAAACCTGGACGCGGCAGAGCGCTGGTTGCACAATGCACTCGAGTTGAGCCGGGAGTGCGGCAGCCTCTACGAACAGGCGCGGGCGCACCGGGCTCTTGGCCAGCTCGCGGCGGACTGCGGCAACCGAGAACAGGCGACCAGTTGCTGGGAGCTGGCTCTGAAGGGCTACAGCCAGCTGCGGGCTCCCGAGGCAGAGCACCTGCGCGGCATGCTCGAATGGTGTCACCCTCGGGGCACCGCGGAGATCCAGGACTGACGGGTCCTCTCCTCCCGGTTTCCGGTTCAGCGGGGAAACAGGAAACCCATCGACGGTCCCACCGCCGTGACGAAGGCTTGTCCCAGGGGCCCGGGCGGGTCGGCCGGCTCTCCGAGCCGATCCGCCCGCCGCCTCCGGTCGACTCGTCACCGTCACGGGGGGAACCGTGCGCATTCACATCACCGCAGAGCCTGGCACCGCGACCGGACCGGAGGCGCTGTCCTCACTCGCGGCTTACCTGAACCAGGAGTGCCACGAAAGCGACGTCTCCTTGACCGTCCACCACGAGGAGGTTGGGCGTCACCTCAGTGACCCGGTGACTCTCGTCACCGCCCTACTGTCCACTAGCAGTGCCGCGTTCCAATTGGCCCAGGCCCTGTACAGCTGGCAGATGCAGCGTATGGGCTCCCAGCGGGACAGCCAGGCGATCCGCGCCGAGATCGGCGGACGGACGCTCACACTCGCGGAGCTGGCCGACGAGCTCGAACGGGCACGGCACGCCGGCGACGACCAGGGAGACATTCGGGGCGGAACGGCATCTGACCGGTGACCGGGGCGATCAGCCCGCTCCCGGCCTTGGCGAACGGCTCGCAAAGATTTCCCGATCCGCAGCATTCTCGCGCGATTCTGATCGGCTCGGGCTCCTACACCCGCAGGCCCTTCCGCGAGGTGCCCACTGTCGAGCCGAGTCTGCGCTACTTCGAGGAGCTGCTGACCTCGGAGGACAGCTGGAATCTGGCGCGGGAGCACTGCAGGGTGCTCACCGGTGGTCCTGACGGGCTGTTGGACCGCAAGCTGGTGCTGGAGAGCATCGAAGAGGTCGCAGGCGAGGTCAGTGACACCCTGTTCGTGATGTACGCGGGACACGCGACGCCGACGGGTACGGACCTGGTTTGGGTGCTTCCGGGCGAGAGGTCCGAGGCGGCACCCGTCGAGTGGGGGGTCCGCGTCTCGGACGTCGCGAGCAGCCTCGACCGAGGCATGGCGGACAGAACCGGGATACGCCGGGTGATCGTGCTCGACTGCTGCTTCAGCGGGACCGCCCTTGGGATGCTCTCCGACGATGCGGCGCCCACATCAACATTGACAACGGCCGCCAGGAGGTTCGACCAGGTCAAGGAGCACTACTTCCTGGGTGCCGCGGACAGAGGCGAACAGGCCGATGCGGGGATGCGCGAGGAGTACACCGGGTTCACGACCTCCGTCGCGGCGACAGTCCGCGCCTACCGTGCCAACAAGGACGAAATCCCCTTGTCGCTTGACGAGTTCAGCAGGCGGGTGTCCATTGATCTGCGCGGACGCAGGCTGCCGGTGCCGGTGCCCGACGCCCTTGGCGGCGCGGGTAGCCTGCCGCTGCTGCACCACGGTGTCCCCCGAACGGGACACGATCAACTGGCCGTCGGTTTCCGCATCACCGTCACCCGCCTCCTGAACTGCCGACGTGGCAATGCGCCGACGGACGCGCTTGAACACCCAGAGGCGTTTCTGCGCATCGAACGGGAGTTCCTGGCTTCGACGCTCCCTCCCCGGGACAAGGACTGGTCCGACCTGAACGGACGTCAGAACGACGGGGGCGGCCGGTCCCTTTCTTCCGTCCTAGCCGTACTCGGGATCCTGCCCCGGGACACCGACATCCCGCTATGCCTGCTCGTCGTCTGGTGGCGTCTGAGCGGCCATGCCGCCGAGAAGATCC includes:
- a CDS encoding helix-turn-helix domain-containing protein, which produces MTEEFGQEVRRLRQAAGLSLAELAELAYYSKGQLSKIENSLAVPPLDQAQRIDDVLNADGTLVALLPPGRGSRRSPSRAPQRLPVTGLPPDTAYLVGREKALADCAKALRQPISPPGGNAVVCAVGGMAGVGKTAVAVRIATCSADRFVDGCLFLDLHGYGTVPPLSSTEALDRLLRRLGFDGERIPAELEERSALFRQSVAERHLLLVLDNASDTEQIRPLLPNGGNVRVLVTSRSRLRALDEACHLTLDVLSHSEAEALFASVAGIGGPQAAEQAAIVDLCGRLPLAVRIIAARFRGGGTPVATAELVTRLADQQQVLDEIEDGERSIAAAFSLSVEALPGDARRMFGLLGLHPGAQMTAHIAAVLADLELMEAERLLRRLFDAHLLLEHSTGRYRFHDLMAAYARREARRTSTASERAAARRRLLEWALDAVHRSRSVLVPHRNLPTPPVTVRPSLVISAGDYRKALHWSSTEQDNLIAFCRLAAETGFDDLTWQLALALRDYFFLVKQWDFWILTHQLALEAAARLADSLAEAMIRNGLGVALLELGELVQSEAHFRRAQALFEQIGDEQGASSAVANYAWVLHYRQDYPAALAASERAYESYRRRGEARNAAITLRAIALSKAGLRRFGEAAADLRSALEVFVELSLPLDAAMAMNCLGEMYQQAGNLDAAERWLHNALELSRECGSLYEQARAHRALGQLAADCGNREQATSCWELALKGYSQLRAPEAEHLRGMLEWCHPRGTAEIQD